From Aegilops tauschii subsp. strangulata cultivar AL8/78 chromosome 5, Aet v6.0, whole genome shotgun sequence:
GAGGTGGGTGGAGCAGCTCGACCAGCTCCGTCCGGTGGCACTGGCTGGAGGTGGTGGCAGCATGGCCGGCCTCGGCGCGGAGGCGGGGCTCGATGTGCTCTATCCCGCGGCGCCGattggaggtggtggcggcgtgGCGGGCCTCAGTGCGGAAGGAGGCAACGAACGTGGCTCTGCGCGGCGGCGTGGGCTGGCATGATTCCAGGGACTCGATTGCTTTTTTAAATGTTTGTAAGGGCTAATCCGTAAAAAATCTATGAATGAGGCGCTGACATGTGGCCCCCACAAGTCAGTTAACGGTCAAACAAATGGTCAACCAAACAGTGTGTTTAGTGGCGGGCCCGAGCTGTCATAAACATGTTTAATTTTTTAACAAAGAGAATTtggggttttttgaaacagccaACCCCTGATTTGGCAGTTATCTGAGAAAAAttaaaaagtggtagttttttgaaaccatagcctgtaaactagtagttttatgctatttactcagTTTAAATGCTTCAGGCCTGAGCCCCCGCTCCCGCTCGATTGTTACAATCCGGGTTAGAAGCGAGACTTGTGATCCACACCTGGTCGGCCACCACCGGCTGGTCGTCGTCGTTCCGGTGCCACGTCCACAGCGCGTGTGTCGCATTCACCACCTGCAGCCTGCCGTGCCCGAAGCTGGCTTCCCGGAACACCGACGTCTTGGGCTGTGGGTCGATATACTCGTCCGCCAGCCCTTCCCGGTTCCCGCCGTCTCCGATGGTCACGTACACCGGCCCGCACTGGTCCTCCATGCCGCCGTAGACGCGCGTGAACCTCTCGTACGCGTGCACGTGCCCCGCGAACACCGCGTCCACGCGCGCGGCGCGGAGCAGCGCCTCCATGGCGTCCCGCATGTCGTCgccctccccctggtgcgccttGTTGCTGTTGTACCACGGCGCGTGCACCAGCGCCACCACGAACGGCGTCCTGCCGCGGTCGATCCTGGCGAGGTCGCCCCGCAGCCACTCGTGCTGCGCCGTGCCGGCCTCGAAGCCCGCGTACGAGCCTAGCATGACGACATGCACCATGCCGCCCGCGACGTCGAAGGAGTAGTAGAGGTTCGACCCCGACGGGGAGTCGCCGGCGTCGTACGGCACGCGCCACCGCGCGTTGTAGGCCTTGAAGGCACGCGGCTCGAGGAGCGGGATCCTCTCGATCTCGTGGTTGCCCTCGGTCACCATCCACGGCCGCGCGCTCGCCAGCGGCTCGACGAGCCGGCCGTACGAGTCCCAGCGCGGCTGGAGGAAGTCGGCGTACGACAGGTCGCCGGGAAGGAGGAGCATGTCGTAGTCGGCGGCCGCGATGTGCTGCAGCGTGCTCTTGGTCCAGCCGGTCTGGCCGAGGTCACCTGCAGGACGCCCACCGAAGCATGAAACCAGGGACAGAAATCATGCCAAACTGAAGAGCACTTGATGTGATGTGATTCGATGCAGTACCGACGACGACGAAGGTGAAGGGGAGGCTGGCCGGCGGCGTCCGGAAGGAGAACTCGCGCGACGGATCGGAGCTGCACCGGTAGTAGTACGTTGTGCTGGGTTTCAGTGGGCCGACGACGGCGTCGTGGATGTTCCCCGACCGGTAGAGGGCTAGGTACGAGTAGCTCGTGGTGGTTCCGGTCGCTGAAAATGGGTACTGGCCTGATGTCATGCCGTACTCCACGACTGCCGGTGCATCGTCTTCAGTGATCCATGTCACCCTCATCTCGTCATGGCCAACAGTCGATATATGGACCTGAAAGTATAGTAAACAAAAAGTATTGGCAAGGTAGGCATTTCGAAAATTGGAAATCTTGTTTGCTCAATCATCGCATCCGGTCAGTACAGTCAATACATGCAAAATCAGTCAGGGTCTGCATTCAGTTTTTCGGTTTGATTCGGTTCAATTTATATGGTTTATGATTTATATGGTTTTATACTTCGGTTTTGTATGGTTTTATACATATATAAGGTTCGGTTTGGTAATAACCATTTACTTTCCATATGGTTTAGTCAACCGAAAAGAAAATCTTCAAGTCCACGATCCTGTATGTAGTTCTAAAAAAATAATCTTTATATAGAAATTAGGTACCTTTCAACAAGCTTTGCTTAGAAATGTGCAATAGTGATTATGTGCATATACAAACTTTTGTTGCAACTTCGAGTAACATGCAACTGAGTCGACTTATAATAGTAATTTTCTAGTTGACTATAGATAGAAAATCCTCCTTACTGAGCACACCTATGCACATTATGCATCGGTTTGTTCTTTAATGACGAACTAAACTATTCCTTAACACTACATGGCAGCAACTTATGTTGAATGTTGTAGTTTATGCTTGGCATATTCCATTTACATGTGCACGTCAGGAATTCAGGAGTACTGTAGCGATGAACCATTTTTCTTTCTATTTGAAACGGACAATGAGCAATTATCATGACTACGAGTACTATACGTGAAGAAGTAGAAGTAGCCACGTCATGGTGACAATGACCAAATTAGGCAAGTTTGATATGCTTGCTCTAGTGCAAAATAAGAAGCCGAGCAGTTTCTACCCTTCGCTTTCTTGAGCGATTGACAGTAAGCAAATGCTCTAAGCGATCCTTGCTGGCCTCCTCGTGTGATTCCAGTCATGCTGTTGGTCCAAGATACCAGTATCCAAGAAGCATAATCCATTGCCACCTTTCACTGAACTTCCTAGTATGGTTCAAAAAAATAACTTAACTTCCTAGTGTTCTATTTTAGGGAAATTGCTTACTATTGTTATCCATGGACGATGGACACCATGATCACTACGAATGACACGCTCTGGCACATAAAGCATGAATTATTTTCCTTTTGAAACGTAGCCAAAAGTTTTACCTTATCGATTAATTAAGAAGTAATGCCTGGTTAATTTACGAAAAACCGTAGAAAAAATGAAGCATGAAGTACTATGATTTTGGTATAATTATACGGTTGCACCAAATCACCTTTTCTTTCACCCCATGTACTGATTTGAGTTCGACAAAAGAAGCGAAGTGCAAACCACCCAAAACATATATTCGCGGTGCGGAAAATGAATAATCATAAGGGAAATGCACAGCATACTGAATTTTAACTTTCAGGAACTGAAAGCTCGAAACGACTTCCATACAAGAAGGATAACTGAAAAAGCATATACCTGCGTCGGCGTCTGACCGCCGGCGTCCTTGGGCACGGAGAGCGTAGCCCTCGACCTGGGCCGCACGTAGGGCGAGGTGACGGCGAGCGAGGTAGGCAGCATGGACAAgacgaaggcggcgaggacgatGAGAGCCAACGCTGTGCTCCCTGTTGCCATGGTCGAGAGAACGGAAGCAAACTGGAGAGAGGAACACGAGGGTCCGAGGGTTAATATAAGTATATAGTAGAGAATAAGCAGGTATAGTAGAGCCAGGACACGCCGCTGAATCGCATGATTTAGTGGGCAACCACGAAGGAAGTCAGTTTAAATTGGACGTGTTTCGGGTCTGAAATCTGACTTTCGGACGTTGGCGCCTGCCAGCTTCGGCGGTGACTTGGGCGACTTGTTTTCGTTTCCTGCACAAGTAGACGAGGGACGTCGTCGACCGCGGCTATGGTTGGGCGATGGGAAGCAAGCCGACGTGTGAGAGCCATGCTCCGGAGGTCCAGGGGCGGTTTGCGCGTTCGCTGAAGTTTGCAATTTGGACTCGGCGGTCCGGAAGATGGTGAGCGATGTGATGTTTACCCTAGCACGGTGCTACCGGCCTCCATCAACAGGTGATGTAAAATCTGCCCTGTCCTTATATTCCATGGTCCCAATTTGAGGCTGCCCTGAAATACACCTCTATGTGCTGTAAATATACTTCCTCCGGTTTTTATTTACTCCCCATATTAgagttgactgaagtcaaactttgtaaagtttgattAAATTTATAGAAAATAATATAAATATTTAGCATAACAAATCTATATGATGCGGAAGTACATTCAACAacgaatctaatggtattgatttgttattgtatatgttaatagttttgtctataaactttgtcaaagtttgtaaagcttgactttgaccaaaactaatatgcggagtaaataaaaacggagggagtacatatacAGCTCACGTGCGACTGACGAAAAAACGCAGTGCGCACAGGCCCAACCGCCATGATGAACATTTCCACGCGTGACCGTCGCACCGCCTCCCAACCGCGCGTGACCGCCTACCCGGCCATCCTCGCCGCCACACTTGCCGCACGCACATCACCTCCGCTGGTGGTTCCCGCCACCGCCATGGCTGCCTCGAATCCGAAGGTTGCCCCTATCCGCCGTGTTGTTTGTGCGGCCCCACAAGCCACCGCCGCAGCCAGAGGAGTTGCATCGGGCCACGCCATCGCTCCGAAGAGCAAGGCCCTGACAAAGCGATGCGGTGGCGCGGGCGAGAAGAGGTCATCACGGGATCTATCATTTGCTACCTCGCGACCAAAGGACACGAAGGGCTCGGCGACTGCCGTTGTGGCTGTTCTGGCGGTGCCCCTCCCCCTTTCATCCCGTCACCGTCCATGGAGGAGCCGCCGTTACTTGTCGCCACGGCCACCGGCGTCCTCAACATGTTCG
This genomic window contains:
- the LOC109760222 gene encoding probable purple acid phosphatase 20, yielding MATGSTALALIVLAAFVLSMLPTSLAVTSPYVRPRSRATLSVPKDAGGQTPTQVHISTVGHDEMRVTWITEDDAPAVVEYGMTSGQYPFSATGTTTSYSYLALYRSGNIHDAVVGPLKPSTTYYYRCSSDPSREFSFRTPPASLPFTFVVVGDLGQTGWTKSTLQHIAAADYDMLLLPGDLSYADFLQPRWDSYGRLVEPLASARPWMVTEGNHEIERIPLLEPRAFKAYNARWRVPYDAGDSPSGSNLYYSFDVAGGMVHVVMLGSYAGFEAGTAQHEWLRGDLARIDRGRTPFVVALVHAPWYNSNKAHQGEGDDMRDAMEALLRAARVDAVFAGHVHAYERFTRVYGGMEDQCGPVYVTIGDGGNREGLADEYIDPQPKTSVFREASFGHGRLQVVNATHALWTWHRNDDDQPVVADQVWITSLASNPDCNNRAGAGAQA